GCCGCAACCCAACGTGGAGCCGCTGACGCCGGCGTCCGACGCCCGGCAGCTGTTCGAGCAATTGCTGAATGACGAAACCGCCACCACTTCGCCGTCCGAACTGTTGACGGCGCAATCAGCGCTGGGCCAGGTGACCCTGGGCGCGGAGCTGACCGCCAAGGTGGCGGGAGCCTTCAGCCAGGGGGTGAACAAGCTGGTGAACATGCAATGAAACCGCTTGGCTTGCTGCTGGTCTGCGCGCTGCTGCTGATAGGCTGCAAGAGCGAACTCTACAGCAAGCTGGACGAGGCCGAAGCCAACCAGATGCTGGCCTTGCTGATGTACAACCGCATCCCGGCGGAGAAGCGGGCGGACAAGGAGGGCGTCGGCCTGTTCGTCGACGAGGACCGCTTCGTCGACGCGGTGGAGGTGTTGCGCCAGAACGGCCTGCCCCGCCGCAAGGCGGTGGGCATGCAGGACCTGTTTCCTAGCGGCCAGCTGGTGTCCTCGCCTGAGCAGGAGGAGGCCAAGCTCAATTATCTGAAGAGCCAGCAGCTGGAGCAGATGCTGTCGCGGATGGACGGGGTGATCGTGGCCGAGGTGACGGTGGCGCAGCCACGCGCCCGCGACGGCGAGGAAGCGCCGCCGGCCTCGGCCGCGGTGTTCATCAAGCACAGCCCGGAAGTGAACCTGCCGGCGCGCGAAGCCGAAATCCGCGCGTTGGTGCGCGACGGCATTCCCAGGCTGCCCGCCGAGCGCATCAGCCTGTCGCTGCAAAGAGCCGACTACCGCTATCTGCCCGCCCAGGCGCAGCCCGCGCCTTCGCGCCTGAAAACCTGGCTGCCCTGGACCGCCGCAGGCGCCGCGCTGGCCGTCGCGGCCGCGTTGGCGCTGTTGTGGCGCCGCCGCCGCAAGGAAGCGGCGTGAGTCCGGCGCAGCGCGCGCTGGCCGAGCTGTGGTGGCGGCCGGGCGGCCGCATGGACGCCGGCTGGTGGCCGCGGCTGGAGATGGAGGCTTGGCGCGGCGATTACCAGCGCCGAAGCGCGCTGAGGCCGGCGCTGGACGGCATGCTGGCCAAGCGGCTGGGCCAAGACGGCGCGCTGCCGGCCCTGTCGGCCGAGGCCGAAGCCCTGCTGGCCGACGATGGCCGCCGCGGCGCGTTGTGCCTGAGCTTGGGCCTATGGGCGCTGGGCTGTCCCGATTATCTGTTGCTGCGCGCCTACCGCGCGCCCTTGGCCGCCCATCTGGACGCTGCGGCCCTGGCCCGATTGCCCGCGCTGTTGCCGACGCGGGCCGGCGCCGTCGCCGAATGGACGCCGGAAGCGTTGTGCGGCGAGGCGTTGCGCCATGGCGGCGCCTGGCTCGCGCGGGCGGAAGACCCGGCGGTGGCGGCCTGCCGCCTGCATTGGGCGCCGCTGGAGCGCGCGCCGCGGGCGGATTCTCCGCTGCCGGCATTGCGCAAGTTGTTGAAATGGCTATGAACAATCCCTTGAATCTTGATATACGGCGGCTGCCAGGCCGGCTGCCGGCCGGAGACGTGATCGCATCGGCCGAGCTGGATGCCAGGCTGAGGCTGGACGACACGCTGGCCGGCCTGCAGGCCGAAACGCGGGCGCTGCGAGATGCGGCGAGGGCCGAACTGGAACAGGCGCGCCGCGACGGCGAAACCTTGCGCGCGGCCTTGCGCCGCCAGGCGGAGGCGGAGTGCGAGCGATTGCGGCAGGCTGCGCGCGGCGAGGCCGTGGCCGAGGCGGTCGAGTGGCTGTGCGCAGAGCAGGCGCTGGAGCGCCGCATCGCCGACACGGTGTCCGCTCGCTGGCGGCGGCTGACCGCCAAGGCGCTGGAAGAGCTGCTGGGCAGCATCGATCAGAATGAGCTGATGCTGCGGCGCGTGGAGCGGCGGGTGGCGGAGTGGATGCCCAAGGGCGCGCTGACGTTGCTGGTGCCGCCGGAAGGGCTGGAGCGCGCGCGCCAGCATTACGCCGCATTGCCGTCGGTCCGCGTGCGCGCGGCCGCGGAGCTGGGACCGGGCCAGGCCCGGCTGGAAAACGAATTGCTGCGCATTCATCTGGATGGCCCGGCCCACCAGGCCTGGCTGTTGCGGCAACTGGCCGGCGACACGGAGCGCATCGTCCATGCTTAGACTGGATCAACTGGTGACCGGAGCCGCGGGCGGCATCGAGGACGGCATCGCCGAGCCCATGGCAGGCCAAGTGGACGGGGGCGATTCCGCCTTGGCGATGGCGCGGGCCGAATTGATGGATTTCCAGTTCAGCGCGTTGCAGGAGACCCAGGAAGAGCTCAGCTTCGCCTTGGGCGGCAGGCTGCGCGACAACCGGCGAGGCGGGCAGGCGCAGGAGAACGCGCGCGGCCGGGTGCTGGCGGCCAAACTGGTGGCCGAGCTGGGCGCGGTCGAGGCCGCCACGCTGGATGGGGTGCTGGATGGGCCGCAGGATTGGCTGCGCTCGCCGCGGATGCTGGATGCGCTGCGGCAGCGACACCCCGATCCCGGCCAGATGGCGCTGCATATCGCCGCCTGGCTGGCGCGCGGCAAGCTGGACGCCAAGCAGCGCGGCCGGCTGGAACAGGCGCTGCTGGAGTTGAGCGCCGACGAGGGGATGGCGCTGTCGTTGTTCGGCGCGCTGAATTTCGGCCCCGTCACGCCGGGTTTGCGCCAGGAATTGGCTGCCTTGTACCGGAAGGCAAGCGCTCCCCGGCAGAGGTTGTCGCAGTGGCTGCAGTCGCTGGGCGCGGGGGAGAGGCGGCGCAAACAATTGAAGACCATGCTGCAGGTGCTGGCCTTCGATTTGTCGGTCAGCGGCCAGCCTATCGTCGGCAGCCACCTGGCGGCGGTGATCGGCGATTTGAAGCAACTGCTGCGGTTGCTGGGACTGGAGGCGCACTGCGAGCAAGCCGCCGCCGGCCTGGCGTTGGAGCGAGTGGACGGCGAGACGCTGATGCGGTCGCTGGTGACGCTGCTGGAGCAGGCATGGGCGGCGGCGGACAGCGTGGGCGAGGCTTTGCCGCCGCTGCCGGACCAGCAATACCGGCTGGCGCGATCCCTGTCCCGTCTGCTGCAACTGTTGCCGGACGAATGCTTCTCCGACGATGGCCACAAGGCGCAACTGATGTCGGCCGCGCAGGAGTGGATGGATCGCCACGCCGATTAAGCGGCCGCGATCGGGGTTGCCGAGGCGACGCCAGGCGGGGGCCGCGCGCGTTCGCGGCGCCTACAGCCTCTTGGAGC
This genomic window from Chromobacterium phragmitis contains:
- the sctI gene encoding type III secretion system inner rod subunit SctI, yielding MTIPAVTDILAAVAPQPNVEPLTPASDARQLFEQLLNDETATTSPSELLTAQSALGQVTLGAELTAKVAGAFSQGVNKLVNMQ
- the sctJ gene encoding type III secretion system inner membrane ring lipoprotein SctJ, whose translation is MKPLGLLLVCALLLIGCKSELYSKLDEAEANQMLALLMYNRIPAEKRADKEGVGLFVDEDRFVDAVEVLRQNGLPRRKAVGMQDLFPSGQLVSSPEQEEAKLNYLKSQQLEQMLSRMDGVIVAEVTVAQPRARDGEEAPPASAAVFIKHSPEVNLPAREAEIRALVRDGIPRLPAERISLSLQRADYRYLPAQAQPAPSRLKTWLPWTAAGAALAVAAALALLWRRRRKEAA
- a CDS encoding type III secretion system domain-containing protein — translated: MSPAQRALAELWWRPGGRMDAGWWPRLEMEAWRGDYQRRSALRPALDGMLAKRLGQDGALPALSAEAEALLADDGRRGALCLSLGLWALGCPDYLLLRAYRAPLAAHLDAAALARLPALLPTRAGAVAEWTPEALCGEALRHGGAWLARAEDPAVAACRLHWAPLERAPRADSPLPALRKLLKWL
- a CDS encoding protein EsaK, which translates into the protein MNLDIRRLPGRLPAGDVIASAELDARLRLDDTLAGLQAETRALRDAARAELEQARRDGETLRAALRRQAEAECERLRQAARGEAVAEAVEWLCAEQALERRIADTVSARWRRLTAKALEELLGSIDQNELMLRRVERRVAEWMPKGALTLLVPPEGLERARQHYAALPSVRVRAAAELGPGQARLENELLRIHLDGPAHQAWLLRQLAGDTERIVHA
- a CDS encoding TyeA family type III secretion system gatekeeper subunit, producing the protein MLRLDQLVTGAAGGIEDGIAEPMAGQVDGGDSALAMARAELMDFQFSALQETQEELSFALGGRLRDNRRGGQAQENARGRVLAAKLVAELGAVEAATLDGVLDGPQDWLRSPRMLDALRQRHPDPGQMALHIAAWLARGKLDAKQRGRLEQALLELSADEGMALSLFGALNFGPVTPGLRQELAALYRKASAPRQRLSQWLQSLGAGERRRKQLKTMLQVLAFDLSVSGQPIVGSHLAAVIGDLKQLLRLLGLEAHCEQAAAGLALERVDGETLMRSLVTLLEQAWAAADSVGEALPPLPDQQYRLARSLSRLLQLLPDECFSDDGHKAQLMSAAQEWMDRHAD